From a single Mobula birostris isolate sMobBir1 chromosome 32, sMobBir1.hap1, whole genome shotgun sequence genomic region:
- the LOC140191177 gene encoding keratin, type I cytoskeletal 19-like, with the protein MSGSLRSSRSGGSGSFSSMSSMPYLGRGAGSGSLGEFSRSALTFGSFRGRGLGGAGFSRAGHGGAGFASSSFSGSSSLSSMSGGISNEKETMIGLNNRLSTYLEQVKSLEKANTELELQLKEFQVGSALKTFDYSAYDEIIKPLREQILQIHLGNARLALDLDNATLAARDFQTKFENEFNTRQSVEADIADLKAMKDEYIFNCKDLENDLTSAQDELVYLKKDHEEQLVELKKHITGTVSVNVEAASSLDLNKALEEMRLNYEAMCKKNKENLDNWYAAEIESQTALKVQVNEAAEGVKVQLKELRQQCQTLQAEYDSLLSANLSLENSIAEINESYANQLNGLRMSISNLQMELTNMRNDIINKSKEYEQLINIKMQLEKEIETYRSLLQGSSGSINISGGQETSGVTTTVITTEIKKQTY; encoded by the exons ATGTCAGGAAGTTTAAGATCATCCAGATCTGGGGGCAGTGGAAGCTTCTCATCCATGAGCTCTATGCCATACCTAGGAAGAGGTGCGGGGTCAGGGTCTTTGGGTGAGTTTTCTAGATCTGCCCTTACTTTTGGTAGCTTTAGGGGAAGAGGACTTGGTGGAGCAGGATTTAGTAGAGCAGGACATGGTGGAGCAGGATTTGCTTCATCAAGCTTTAGTGGAAGCTCTTCCTTAAGCAGTATGTcaggaggcattagcaatgagaAAGAAACCATGATTGGCCTGAACAACAGGCTGTCCACTTATCTGGAGCAGGTGAAGAGCCTGGAGAAAGCAAACACAGAGCTGGAACTGCAGCTTAAAGAGTTCCAAGTGGGCTCAGCTTTGAAAACGTTCGACTATTCTGCCTATGATGAAATAATCAAGCCCCTGAGAGAACAG ATTTTGCAGATTCACCTCGGAAATGCACGGCTGGCTCTGGACCTTGACAATGCAACTCTGGCGGCAAGAGACTTCCAAACCAA GTTTGAAAATGAGTTCAACACCAGACAGTCTGTGGAAGCTGACATTGCTGATCTCAAAGCAATGAAGGATGAATATATTTTCAACTGCAAGGACTTGGAAAATGACCTAACTAGCGCCCAGGATGAGCTGGTGTATTTGAAGAAGGATCATGAGGAG CAACTGGTCGAATTGAAAAAACATATTACTGGGACTGTTAGTGTGAACGTGGAGGCTGCTTCTTCTCTTGACCTGAACAAGGCACTGGAGGAAATGCGACTAAATTATGAAGCCATGTGCAAGAAGAACAAAGAGAATCTGGACAACTGGTATGCTGCTGAG ATCGAATCGCAAACAGCTCTGAAGGTTCAAGTGAATGAGGCAGCAGAAGGCGTAAAAGTGCAGCTGAAGGAACTACGCCAACAGTGTCAAACTCTTCAGGCTGAGTATGACTCTCTGTTAAGTGCG AACCTCTCTTTAGAAAACAGCATTGCAGAAATTAATGAATCATATGCCAATCAACTGAATGGTTTGAGGATGAGCATTTCTAATCTTCAAATGGAGTTAACCAATATGAGGAATGATATTATTAATAAATCGAAAGAATATGAACAGCTGATCAACATAAAGATGCAACTTGAGAAGGAAATTGAAACCTACAGATCTCTCCTTCAAGGCAGCAGTGGCAG CATTAATATTAGTGGTGGACAAGAGACATCCGGAGTAACTACAACCGTAATAACGACTG aaataaaaaaacaaacataCTAG